The DNA sequence GCGCTTCATTGCGGGCACCGGCGCGGGCCGGGCCACCGCGCGACGGACGGCGGTCGCCGGACGGACGGTCGCCACGCGGGCCACGACGGCCGCGGCGATCCTCCTCGGGACGCTCGTCGGTCTTGGCCGCAGGCGCTTCGCCGCGGCCCAGGGTGTCACCCTTGTAGACCCACACCTTGACGCCGATGACGCCGTAGGTGGTTTTCGCTTCCGAGAAGCCGTAGTCGATGTCGGCGCGCAGGGTGTGCAGGGGCACACGACCTTCGCGGTACCACTCGGTACGGGCGATCTCGATGCCGTTCAGGCGGCCGGACGACATGATCTTGATGCCCTGGGCACCCAGGCGCATGGCGTTCTGCATCGCGCGCTTCATCGCGCGGCGGAACATGATGCGCTTTTCCAGCTGCTGGGTGATCGAGTCGGCGATCAGCTGGGCATCGATCTCGGGCTTGCGCACCTCCTCGATGTTCACAGCGACCGGCACACCCAGGCGGCGGGTCAGTTCGGCCTTCAGGTTCTCGATGTCCTCGCCCTTCTTGCCGATCACCACCCCCGGACGGGCCGAGTAGATCGTGATGCGGGCGTTCTTGGCGGGACGCTCGATCAGGATGCGGGAGACCGCAGCGTTCTTCAGACGCGT is a window from the Caldimonas thermodepolymerans genome containing:
- the rpsC gene encoding 30S ribosomal protein S3 translates to MGQKIHPTGFRLPVTRAWASRWYANNRNFAKMLAEDLQVREYLKTRLKNAAVSRILIERPAKNARITIYSARPGVVIGKKGEDIENLKAELTRRLGVPVAVNIEEVRKPEIDAQLIADSITQQLEKRIMFRRAMKRAMQNAMRLGAQGIKIMSSGRLNGIEIARTEWYREGRVPLHTLRADIDYGFSEAKTTYGVIGVKVWVYKGDTLGRGEAPAAKTDERPEEDRRGRRGPRGDRPSGDRRPSRGGPARAGARNEAPADGSDKPAEAADAKTPAVKRVRKAVTPGSGSGEAKGE